The following coding sequences are from one Lolium rigidum isolate FL_2022 chromosome 6, APGP_CSIRO_Lrig_0.1, whole genome shotgun sequence window:
- the LOC124666157 gene encoding uncharacterized acetyltransferase At3g50280-like, translating to MAQMLPAMTMLDAASAIMPKQPICVEAPASGITVLSRQPVRPDGPPSAIGDLTLSVSDLPMLSCHYIQKGLFFPAPDLPMPSLVSLLVSTLSRALAIFPALAGRLVTLPDDRVVIRCNDAGVEFYHAVAPALSLDDFLVPNADVPTKLTKDLFPMDRTVSYDGHRRPLTSFQLTVLGDGAVFIGVVANHAVVDGTSFWHFYNTWAGLCRGASPKLPDFRRNFFGESTAVLRFPGGVGPAVTFDPDAPVRERIFHFSGDAIRELKAMANRRSPSAGQDAEVYGKMAHDPKNPQLVRGEISSFQSLCAQIWISTTRARKRLAADATTTLRLAVNCRHRLRPAVSTAYFGNAIQSAPTTATVAELASNDLRWAASKLNASLAAYGDDAIRGVAAAWQAAPRCFPLGNPDGAVVTMGSSNRFPMYEGNDFGWGRPLAVRSGRANKFDGKMSAFPGRAGDGSVDIEVCLAPDTMAALLRDEEFMQYVSCPSHLL from the coding sequence ATGGCTCAGATGCTACCTGCCATGACCATGCTGGATGCCGCCTCTGCCATTATGCCGAAGCAGCCCATCTGCGTGGAGGCGCCGGCATCGGGCATCACGGTCCTGTCCAGGCAGCCCGTGCGCCCGGACGGCCCGCCGTCGGCGATCGGGGACCTCACGCTGTCCGTCTCCGACCTGCCCATGCTGTCCTGCCACTACATCCAGAAGGGCCTCTTCTTCCCCGCACCCGATCTGCCCATGCCTTCACTCGTCTCCCTGCTCGTGTCGACGCTCTCCCGCGCGCTCGCCATCTTCCCGGCCCTCGCCGGCCGCCTCGTCACCCTCCCCGACGACCGCGTCGTCATCCGCTGCAACGACGCCGGCGTCGAGTTCTATCACGCCGTGGCGCCGGCCCTGTCGCTGGACGACTTTCTAGTGCCTAACGCCGACGTGCCCACCAAGCTCACGAAGGACCTGTTCCCCATGGACCGCACCGTGAGCTACGACGGGCACCGCCGCCCCCTCACGTCGTTCCAGCTCACCGTGCTCGGCGACGGCGCCGTCTTCATCGGCGTCGTGGCCAACCACGCCGTCGTGGACGGCACCTCTTTCTGGCACTTCTACAACACCTGGGCTGGCCTTTGCCGCGGCGCGTCGCCCAAGCTGCCGGACTTCCGCCGCAACTTCTTTGGCGAGTCAACGGCCGTCCTCCGTTTCCCCGGAGGCGTGGGCCCCGCGGTGACCTTTGACCCGGACGCGCCTGTCCGCGAGCGAATCTTTCACTTTAGCGGCGATGCGATCCGCGAGCTGAAGGCGATGGCCAACCGTCGGTCGCCGAGCGCCGGTCAAGATGCCGAGGTTTATGGCAAGATGGCGCATGACCCGAAGAACCCTCAGCTGGTGCGCGGCGAGATCTCCTCGTTCCAGTCGCTGTGCGCGCAGATATGGATCTCCACGACGCGCGCGCGGAAGCGGCTCGCGGCCGACGCGACGACGACGCTACGCCTGGCGGTGAACTGCCGTCACCGGCTGCGCCCGGCGGTCTCCACGGCATACTTCGGCAACGCCATCCAGAGcgccccgacgacggcgacggtggccgAGCTGGCGTCCAACGACCTGCGCTGGGCGGCGTCCAAGCTGAACGCGAGCCTGGCGGCTTACGGCGATGACGCGATCCGCGGAGTCGCGGCGGCGTGGCAGGCCGCGCCCCGGTGCTTCCCGCTGGGCAACCCCGACGGCGCGGTGGTCACCATGGGGAGCTCGAACAGGTTCCCGATGTACGAAGGTAACGACTTCGGGTGGGGCCGCCCGCTGGCGGTGCGCAGCGGCCGTGCAAACAAGTTCGACGGCAAGATGTCGGCGTTCCCTGGACGCGCCGGCGACGGCAGCGTGGACATCGAGGTGTGCCTCGCCCCGGACACAATGGCTGCGCTGCTCCGCGACGAAGAGTTCATGCAGTACGTGTCGTGCCCGTCGCATCTATTGTGA